The Desertifilum tharense IPPAS B-1220 DNA segment TGGGGAGAAGAGGGGAATTGGGAGTTAGGAGTTGGGGGTTGGGGAGAAGAGGGGAATTGGGAGTTGGGAGTTAGGGGTTGGGGAGAAGAGGGGAATTGGGAGTTGGGAGTTAGGGGTTGGGGAGAAGAAAAGATAGGAAGACTTGATGACTATCAACTCAGCACTTTCTTCTCACTCGGAACTCGGAACTCGGAACTGACATCAGCACTCTCTTCTGACTCAGAACTCAGAACCGACTCAGCACTCAGCACTTTACACTCAGCACTCAGAAACCCACTCAGCACTCAGCACTTTACACTCAGAAACCCACTCAGCACTCAGCACTTTACACTCAGCACTCTTTAAGCGGCTTTGCGGTGGGTGACGAGGAGTTGAATTTGTCCGAGGGCGTAGTCTAGGAGGAGGCCGGTGACGCCGATGACGAGGACGGCGAGAAATACGGAGTTGAGGTTGAGGCGGTTCCATTCGTTCCAGACGAAAAACCCAATTCCGACGCCTCCGGTGAGCATTTCTACGGCGACAATTACTAGCCAAGCAATCCCTAGGCTAATTCGCAGGCCGGTGAAGATGTAGGGGAGGCTGGCGGGGAGGATGATTTTGTAAACTTGCCGCCACCGAGGCATTTCTAGGACTCTAGCAACGTCGATGTAGTCTTTGGAGACGCTTTGAACCCCTAAAGCGGTGTTGATGATGGTTGGCCAGAGGGAGGTGATGAAGATGACGAAGATGGCGGAGGGATCGGCTAGGTTAAAAATGGCGAGGGCAATGGGCAACCAAGCTAGAGGGGATACGGGTTTGAAGATTTGAATGAGTGGGTTCAAGGCCAGCATGGCGGGTCTGGACATGCCGATTAGAAAGCCGAGGGGGATGGCGACTAATGCGCCAAGTCCAAAGCCAATGAGGACGCGTCTGAGGCTGGCAATCAGCAGCCAGCCAATGCCGAGGTTGCCGGGGCCGCGCCGGAAAAAGGGGTTGAGAACGTAGTCGAGGTTGGCGGCGAAG contains these protein-coding regions:
- the ntrB gene encoding nitrate ABC transporter permease, translating into MSVQLNVSAIAIAGQTAWRKAKPTLLQETLLYPALGFLGILLLWWIVAWLKPELMPTPPEAFAANLDYVLNPFFRRGPGNLGIGWLLIASLRRVLIGFGLGALVAIPLGFLIGMSRPAMLALNPLIQIFKPVSPLAWLPIALAIFNLADPSAIFVIFITSLWPTIINTALGVQSVSKDYIDVARVLEMPRWRQVYKIILPASLPYIFTGLRISLGIAWLVIVAVEMLTGGVGIGFFVWNEWNRLNLNSVFLAVLVIGVTGLLLDYALGQIQLLVTHRKAA